The genomic stretch ATCAGCAGGGCGGAAACGGGGGGGTCCTGGGGTCCTCAACGGCCGGACGAAACCATCTTTATCCCTGGTCCCTGAGGCAGAGCCCCCATAGTGGTGGAACTGCTGACcctgctgggggggtggggagagagggagagagagagagagtgagaagtgtGTGCTGGTGCCAGACCTGTCTGCCCACTTAGGGCCTCGGCTTCCCCTTCTGTCCTGCAGATGCGTCTGCTCCTTGGGGTCGTAGGGCAAACTGCTGTAGCTACCTGCTCCCTAGCCCCCACCTCTAGCTGCACACGGCTGGGAAATGGACAGAGTTGTTGAGGGCAAGGATTGGCAACACACCATCCGGGCGGCCTCTGCCTTCTCTGGGCAGAAGCAGATGGTATCCCCGGGTCCTCCTGCCCAAGGAGGCTCCAGGGAACTTGCAGGAGGGAGTGTGGCTCTTGGCATAGGTCCAGTGGACCCTGTCTCCGGCCTCCGAGACTACAGTATGGGGCGAGgctccagccagccagccccatTCACTAGCTGTGACACTGAGATTGCGAGATGGAGCAGCCCAAAGACCCTCCTTGGGTTCCAGCAGTGGGAAGTCCAGGAAGGGAGATGTCAGAGGCACTGGgaggctgcctcagtttccccacatgTAACATGCTGACCTAAAGCAGGGCTCCTCCCTCTCTGGCATCCTGAACCCGAGGTAGCCTGTCCAGGGCACACATGGGCCCACGGCAGGTGTCACcgaggtgggtggggggtggtgcaGGGGCTGAGCCCCTTAACctcagctgcccccccccccccccgcctgcccggcacaggtgtgtgtgtctgtgtgtgtgtgtgggtggaacACGATTCAGAAGCTTTTCCCATGAAGCCACATGAGTCAGCACATCCCGGCCTCAGGGTCAGAGCTGGACGGGGCCGAGGAGGGAGGGACCTGTGGCCGCCAGCAAGTGGGGTCTGGGGCTGGGTCTGCCTGAGGCCGCCAGGGCCCCCTGGCCTCTGGGCGGCCCCCACATGCACCTGTTGGTTCACGCTTCTCTGTGCCACGTGCCGGGAACCATGGGTGCTGCCCGTTGGCTGCACCGTGCTCTGTGTTGTTTTCTGGCTCGTCCACACTTTTTTGTCATCAGAAACGAAACCAGTATGCGAGGTGAGGGCTCCTATCTGGCACCTGCCATGGCCCTCCAGGGGCCTCCAAGTCCCTGTTGGTAAAAGCAAGCATGGCTTCTCCCGGGGGCCCTTGCAGTTCTGTGACTCCCTGCTGTGTGCAGCACCTGTCCTCGCCCTACAGCTGATCCGAACCCCGCAGAGAAAGGCTGCCGATGGCTCGGCCGTCTCACGCGCTCCCTGCAGCGAGCCTGCGGGTCGGAGGCAGTGGGGCACAGTGGCTCACAGGTAGGGGCTTGGGGAGGGAGTGCCAGCTTCCCacaggcagcagggccaggctgtgaTCTGTTGACCCCCGAGGGGAGGGTCTCAGCCTAGCTGCTGTTGGCAGTGTGGGCTGCTGGTGAGTCTCGGAGCTCCCGCCTCAAGTGTTTTCACCTGGGGGTTACAGCAGCAGCCCAGAGAATATGGAACAAAACAAAGCAGGCAGCTGCTGCCTGTCCAAGGTACCAGGGCGCGCAGGGTTCTGGGTAAACGTTTCCAACCCCGGGGGCTCCTGCAATCACAGgacagcagagagaaaggcccaGACAGAATCTCCTCTATCCcctggtggggaaactgaggcatgggctTGTCAGCACAAGCCAGCTGAGGCAGGACAGAAGCGGCTTGCCCTGTGCTGGTGATGCTGCGGTATCTGTCCTCCTTACTGTGTGTGACACAGTAAGGTTCAGTAAGAGCCACGCTGGAGCCGGCACACTCGGGACAGAAGTTGTAGAGGGTGGCTTGGTGCAGGGCAGCCAAGGGGCAATGCTTAGAAGCCAGAGTTAGAGGCTGCATGACTGCGAGGTCTTCAAAGCCACCTGACAGGCCTGGGAGCTGCACTCTGCGAGGGACACCTCCACCAGGAAGCTTTTTTCAAAGGGagttggggtaggcatttggcttaaCAGTTAAGACCCGGGTTAAGACAGGTGCATCTCATATAGCAGACGGcacgggttcaagttccagctctggctcctgctaggatgtatcctgggaggctcaagttcctgggtccctaccacccacgtgggagacccagtttgagttcctggctcctggcttcagccctgcctatCACTGGCCATGGAACTCAGCCCCTGAGGCCAGCAGAGAGAagtcccccagggctgggctcacTCCTCTCCCCGTCACCACCCCAGGTCATCGTGCAGCGGTCCCTGTCCGCCCGGAACCTGAACCACGCCAAGGCGGGCTCCATCCTCGCCAGCTACCTCAAGATGCTGCCCATGGGTCTTATGATTATGCCGGGCATGATCAGCCGTGCGCTCTTCCCAGGTAGGAGACGTGCTGCGGCTGCCGAGGCTCAGCCTCAGGCGCCCAGCGTTCCGGTACTGGCGGAGTACAAGGAATGCATGGACGTGAGCAGCTGCCCAGCCTGGGGCGGTGGTGGCGGCAGGGAGAAATGGCCCCCGGGGCCACGGTCCAAGGGATGCACATGGAGCTGTCTTGGCATTGGGTCGGGAGAAAGACTGCTCACTGCTGTGTGACCGCGATGATACAAGGGAGCGTCTCTGTGCCCTGTGCTTCCCAGTGCGCCAAGCAGGGGCTGAGCCACCACGCAGCAGGTGTCTGAAATCTCTGGGTATGGATATGTGCATTGTCAGCCTGGTGGAGGCCTGAAAATggcccccgccctgcccaccATCcatccccctccaccccccatgTGGAACAGGTGCGCTGGGAGCACGGGAGCCCCGACGCGAGGGACCCCGGACTCACCTGTGTCTCCTTGTCTGGGGGGCGCGGCGCCTGCGTCTTCCGCGGCAGCTCCGTCTCTTCTCTGCCGCGACCCTGGGCCCACGGCCCGGCATAGGTCCCTCGGGTCACATGTGGGGCACTCAGCTGCCGGCGGGGCGGCTGGGCGGGCCCATTGGCCAGCTGCTCTGAGTGGTGCCTCCGGAGGGGGACCGAGCGCTCCCTCACTTCAAAGTACTCATCGGACATGGAGGAGGCCGCCGAGGGCCGCCGGGGACCgtggccatggctggagctgcccgaGAGGCTGTCCTGGTCACTGAGGGTCACGTAGTCGTCgtcatcctcctcttcctctccatccagcCCATTGGGGAGCCCCGCCCCTGGGTCGCTGGCATCGTCCTGTGTCATAGACGGCTGCCGCTGCAGGGGGCTGCGCAGCTCTGCCCTCCTGTGGCTAGTTCCGTTCTGGGGGGGCTCTTCCGCTGGGGTGTCTGGGGCCAAGCCGCCACTGTCATCACTGTCTTGGGCAAGCAGTTGTGCTACGGGAACCGTGCGGGGCTTGGGTACCGGGGGCTGAGGCTCAGGGTGGCCCTGGAGGAGATCGTTGGCAGCCGGGACCCTGTCCTGGGGAGTGCTGGGCtgtgggggcgggcagggctccggggcggggcggccgtcctggctctgtttccacagctggtgctgggcgcTGGCGTGCGACGTGTCTCGGATCTTGATGCGGTTCATCTGACTGGGCTGTGGGTTCCAAATGTTGGGGTCGATGATGTTGATGTAGCCCAGAATGTCACTCCCGGGCTCTGGGTCCGGCTCCACCCACGTGGGCAGGTAGTCGAACATGTTGGCCCTCTCGAGGTTGAGCAGTCCCGGGTGGATGGGCAGGGGCGGCTCTGGGAGGTCCCCTGGCCGCTCGGCCGGTGCCAAGccggggagccctgggggctgcttggtctcctgtgtctccGAGGAGGTCTTGGCCAGCTCGTCCACGCTCTTAGCCTTGACCAGCGCGTACTTGGGGTTCACAAGCTTCTTGGCCATGGAGCCTGCGGGCACCAGGGGGACCACGGAGGGCAGAACAATGGGCTCCGGCTCGGGCTCCTTGTCCATGGGGATGTCCTTGAGGCTCACGCTGTGCGACGTGAGATACAGCTCCTGGAACTGCCGGTCGAACACCTCTACCACCTGGCCCGACAGCACGGTGATGACGTTCCGGTCCGTCCTCGCCGCCGACCACGTGAAGctgcggggcagggggtggggcagcgCTGGTCAGGCCCACCGACCGCCCCCCATGGAATGAGCCCGCTGCACACTGCAGCTCCCTGTGTTTCACTTTGGCTACAGGACCCCAGGGTCAAGTGGGGGCACAGGGCGAGGGTTGAGGGGTAGGGGTCAAACCCGAGCCTGGGATGTTGGGCTATTATAGCACTCAGTAAGGCTGAGAATTCCAGTGTAGCCCAGACACGAGGTCACCCAGCTCTGATGGCTGGGCTGCCTCTGGCTCTTGCCATCACCCCCCATCCTCATCCCGCTCCCCACAGACAGCTCCCACAGTGACCACCCATGAGCATGGGGAGGtgtagcctggctcagcccacacCCCTCCTCAAGGCCAGGGACACTTCGGGCTGGGACAGCAGCCTCCCTGGACAAAAGCCCCCTTCTGCTTAAAGGCCGACACGGATGGGTGTGACTcagcaccccccccacccccccgcagcGTTTTTTAGGAGCAAAGAACCGGAATAACCGGGGTGTCATAGGTTGGGATTAAAGGCAGCAACCAGCCGGGAAGCTGGGACGCCAGttcccccagggcccccagaaAGCCAGAGGAGTCACCTGTAGGAGCCGCACGCGGCCCGGTCTCCATCCACGAACATGAACTTCTGGGCCAGGGCGCCCTTGAACTTGGTGGCTGACCGCGTGAAGAATTCGGTTCCCCCGCTGCTGCGCACTCTGAGattctgtttgtgtgtgttggggggaggtaGAGAGCCAGAGTTAGAACCACAGCGCTGAGCACACAGGGTGGTGAGGAGCatgggtggggcggggaggggctgggaggccaaGAGAAAAGGGACCGCAGGGCCCGGAGCAGGTGGGGCGTGAGGCTGCCCATGAGGGGCCTTGGTCTCAAAGGACATCTGCGGCACAGCATCAGGCAGAACAAGACCTGCGCAGCCAGGCCTGTTAGGGgaacagcacagcaggtggaggtggTGCTCGGGGGTCCGTGCAGCACCTACATTAGGGAGCCCCCAGGCACGGCTGGGGCTGTGCGGCAGGATGTGGGGGGTGTCTCCTGAGGAATCGGGGTCTCGTACTCCGACCGACCTGTGGCCTCCCAAGATGAGGGACCGGCACCCCTGGCTCGTTGCCCCTGGGGTGGGCTCAGTTTCCCCAGGGCAGGGCTCCTGCTCCCCATGGCTGGGACGCTGCTGATAGTCAGACCAGTTCCTCACTAAGCTGGCACTGTCTGGCTATGGGGCAGGCCCAGAGAGGCCCTGGGAGGCCACGGCATGGGACCAGAGacccagagaaaaaaagagagagagagactgctctCAGGCCAGAGGAGTGCAGCGTggaccacagcaggtgcagggccaggtCGCGCCCCTCAttgcagaggtggggtgggagtggcgCGAGAGGCCAGTGCAGACCCCAGGAAGGGCAGGGTACGCCTGGCTGAGACCCAGACATCTGTGGGGTGGCTGAGGGCACCCTGCAGAAGCCCAGCAGGGCAGGGCGCCAGACGCAGGTTCCTGGGTGCCCTGGGGAGTGTGATTCAGGAGGCCTGTGGTCAGGCTGGGAATTTTAGTTTTCACACAAGCCCTTGGGGAGTCTGAGACCTGGCCAGGGCAGCAACCCCCTCCAGGGCACCCTGGCTGGAATGCGTGTACTCTTCCTGTGACGGGCGTCTCACCCCGTTCCCGAAGGGCTCTGCGCCTCGGCGTCGGGCTCTGGGCGCTGACACATCTTTCATCAGACTGGGCTGTCCCCAACTCGTCTGTCCCCTCACCCACTCACTGACCCCAGCTTATTAACTGCCCACGCGTCCCCTTGTTCACAGACCCCCagcgacagacagacagacagacagacagggagatgtCTTTGACAAGATCTCACCATGTAGGTGAGCGAGAGGCGGACGAGTAAACATAGCCAGTCCGGGCTGGCTGGGGACCACACGGGAGTCAGTCCCGGTGTGGGGGTGGCATGGGCAGctgtggagagggagaaggactcTGGGTGGGCGACACCAGGCTCTGGCGTGAGGCTCAGGCTGTAGAACGGGCTGAGCCAGATACTCATGGGTGGCCTGGCACCTGCcgaggggcctgggctgtgtctccccgggtgtgtgggggggctcatagcagagagggaggaggctggatCTCCAGTGGGGAGATGGAGCAGGAATTAGGGCCGGGTGCCTGAGAGCAACAGGGccggccagccctgcctgtgcccctAAGGACGCTCCTGGCATCAGTGTCCACGGAGATTGGCGGGGTCTGTGGGCTCCAGGGTGGGTCCCCAGCAGTTGCCCACCCAGCTGTGGGGTGGACACTTGTCTCCGagcccagcccaggaggcagataagcctctgctcccagggccaggcctcctcccacccccgggcTTGTCTGCACACAGCcagctcagcaggaagctggccgcCGCCCAGGACAATTAGTGCTCGTGACTTTGTACCGGGCACGGAGCACGCTTGGGGACAAGAAGTTGGAACACAGATCTCGCaggcctccctggcacctgtgccgACCACAGGCCAGCCCCGCGGCCTCCGTGGTTTCCTGGGCCTGCGCTGTGCACGTTGGGACCACACACCGGTcctctgcctgggagaccagcctCCGGCCACCACGCCCCTCCCACCGCAGTTAGTCCCCGCCCACCCGAACCCTGACACGTCCGGCCCTTGGTGACTCAGCCTGCGCGTGAGAGGCAGGCCTTGGCCGTGCGCTGACTTGCTGGGTGGCTGGATGCATGCAAGCCCCTGGCCTCCTCCGGGCCTCAGCTTCCCTGCCTGCACGCTGGGGTCTTGTCCCAGCGAACTCTAGCGCAAGGCAGCcgcggccagggctgtggcagggcCCCTCCGTGGCCGGCTTTGTGGGCTGTCCTCTGCCCGTTCAGGGACTCCACCCATGGGGCCTGGCCTGGATGAGCTAGCAAGAGGCTGCTCACGTGAGCAGGAGTGGAGAATCCCACAAAGACGCAttgtctctgggctcctgggacacccccagccagcagggcctgggcagaCGGGGTTGAGGTTCACCTGCGCTGGCCCAAGCGGGGTGGCCCaggcaagtccttggaccctgctgGACCTCAGCAGGTCAAGGGCAAGT from Lepus europaeus isolate LE1 chromosome 18, mLepTim1.pri, whole genome shotgun sequence encodes the following:
- the LOC133776647 gene encoding protein FAM83G-like; amino-acid sequence: MAFSQVQCLDDNHVNWRSSESKPEFFYSEEQRLALEALVAQGPEAYYEVLKRENIRDFLSELELKRILETIEVYDPGSEDPRSTGRSQGAEDSGGGGGGGGGDGGVGVPNGEEASGAGGDPTEPEPLPSLEYWPQKSDRSIPQLDLGWPDTIAYRGVTRANVYMQPPLDGQAHIKEVVRKMISQAQKVIAVVMDTFTDVDIFKDLLDAGFKRKVAVYIILDESNIRHFLHMCERARMHLGHLKNLRVRSSGGTEFFTRSATKFKGALAQKFMFVDGDRAACGSYSFTWSAARTDRNVITVLSGQVVEVFDRQFQELYLTSHSVSLKDIPMDKEPEPEPIVLPSVVPLVPAGSMAKKLVNPKYALVKAKSVDELAKTSSETQETKQPPGLPGLAPAERPGDLPEPPLPIHPGLLNLERANMFDYLPTWVEPDPEPGSDILGYINIIDPNIWNPQPSQMNRIKIRDTSHASAQHQLWKQSQDGRPAPEPCPPPQPSTPQDRVPAANDLLQGHPEPQPPVPKPRTVPVAQLLAQDSDDSGGLAPDTPAEEPPQNGTSHRRAELRSPLQRQPSMTQDDASDPGAGLPNGLDGEEEEDDDDYVTLSDQDSLSGSSSHGHGPRRPSAASSMSDEYFEVRERSVPLRRHHSEQLANGPAQPPRRQLSAPHVTRGTYAGPWAQGRGREETELPRKTQAPRPPDKETQGQQFHHYGGSASGTRDKDGFVRPLRTPGPPRFRPADGAQSSPRKAGLAPAGPHHWQPKPGPVPRVLPDPGSPRPARNNEEHTSPLGIPYSKLSQAKHLKGRTGASPWASSDSKRRAQAPRDRKDP